From the genome of Brassica oleracea var. oleracea cultivar TO1000 chromosome C4, BOL, whole genome shotgun sequence:
GAAGTTTTTACCGGATAATATAAAATTGTAAATGGTTTTTTTAGAAATTATAAATATAATGATAGTAAATTATTTAATTCGAATAAACTCATTTAAAAATCAAGAAAAAAAAACAAATTACTCCAAACATTAAAAAAATAAATTAAATGCATTCATTTAAATACTCGGGTGTTTTTTAATTTTTAAAATATTTGCTAATAGTTACAAAGGAGTTTATTGAAAAAAGGTGACATGTGGGCATCTTTGATTGGGTTATTAAATCGCCCTTTAGGTTATTGACTGGTTTGGAACGTGCCCACGTTGATATATTTTTAAAACAACGCAAAAGCCATGCACTCAATCATACAGTATATGTATATTAAAGTGAAAAATAAAACCAAAATTCTTAATTAATCTGCATTGTTACAGGAAATACCAGAGTACGGTAATATAATCAGACAGCACGTAGATTTTGAGATGATTAGGAAACGTGACGAAGAAGGATTGTACAAAAGTTCGATGAGCAAGTTGTTTCGCGATTTGCTTCTACTTATCAACAATGTTAAAGCGTTTTATCTCAAGGGCTCTTCTGAGTTCAACTCTGCAGAGCAGCTTCTCCAACTCGTCAAGAAACAGATGATTACTACTCTCGAGAGACCTAGAGAGAAGGTACGTACTCGCCACCGAAAGAGAAGTCCTTGGAGTTAATTTCGTTTAATTAAAGAGGCTGTTGCGGTCACTTCAAAGCCGAGAATCTCTCTCCCTATTGTAGCTTGTACGGAAACATAGTTCCTTGGCTGCTAAACCTTTGCTAATGATATCACCCACTGGAGGTGACAAGAAAGGGAAGAAGACAGATCAAGTGGTTGATGATGAGAAGCTTGTTTTATTGAAGGATGAAGAAACCTCTGGGAAAGATGACGAGTCTCTGGTTTTGAAGAAGATGGTGAGAGGAAAAACCTCTACGGCTAAAAAAGTAGCAATCAGGAACGTCAAGAACAGTGATTCCAGCTTGAATGAGGTTGAGAAAACTGATGAGGAGAAGAAGGGTAACAAAAGTGGTAGCTCGAAAAGGAAAAGTGTAGCTAATTTTCTCAAGAGAATGAAAGGTGGTTGTTCGTCTGATATCAGGAGTATCTAGTTTGGGACCTCTTTGTGATTCTCTCTATCTCTAAATCAGTAAACAACTGCAAATTATGTGTTTGGTGATTTGTATAAAAGCTTTTTACCACTTAGAGATGGCAAAACACAGAAGTTAAAAATACAAAGGAAGCAAAGAAGAATTGATTTAATGGATAAAACTTTTATATGATTTAGTTACTGAAAAAAAAAACAAAGCCATGAAGGAATAAATCAAAATAAAATTTGTACTTAAAGGTTATAGGATTCGATCTCATTAATGAAACAATTCGTTAAACAGTTGTTCTTCTGAACGTGACCCATTTGGAAAGCCTTATGGGCTTTGTCTAGGACCCAAAAGATAACTAGCCTTCTTTTAACTGATCAACGCGTCATTCAAGCAGGCTGAGCTGTTCTACTTCTTATCCACACATGCACTTCGAGAGCACCACTA
Proteins encoded in this window:
- the LOC106339197 gene encoding LOW QUALITY PROTEIN: uncharacterized protein LOC106339197 (The sequence of the model RefSeq protein was modified relative to this genomic sequence to represent the inferred CDS: deleted 1 base in 1 codon; substituted 1 base at 1 genomic stop codon); its protein translation is MAGAVDGGGEAKLTGDDSCRGSCEKESGVNSEREGSELDELAEEVDNEDRSQPSISFVEMLLSHPCGYLFSCRLETQEIPEYGNIIRQHVDFEMIRKRDEEGLYKSSMSKLFRDLLLLINNVKAFYLKGSSEFNSAEQLLQLVKKQMITTLERPREKVRTRHRKRSPWSXFRLIKEAVAVTSKPRISLPIVACRKHSSLAAKPLLMISPTGGDKKGKKTDQVVDDEKLVLLKDEETSGKDDESLVLKKMVRGKTSTAKKVAIRNVKNSDSSLNEVEKTDEEKKGNKSGSSKRKSVANFLKRMKGGCSSDIRSI